The Tistrella bauzanensis DNA window CTGTGGAAGCCTGTTGAATCACGCCAAACTATCGTGCGCCAGAGATTCCGATCACCGCGTTAACCTGAACTCGTTGCCCTGCGATTGACGCCCGCGGGATCGCGTCGCGCCTCAGGCAACCGGGTGTATCGCGGCATGCATCCGTCAGGCCAGATGCGCGCCGGCCGACAGATCAGGCCAGCGCCGCAGAACCGCATCGCAAACAGCCTCGACAGTCAGCGACGCCATCAACGACCCGCCTCCACCCTCGGCGGCAAGTCGGGCCTGAAGGGCCTCCTCGCTCTCCGGCGTGCGCACGACCAGTCCTTTCGGCCCCCAGGGGCCGTAATGGTCATCCCGGGTCGGCCCGAACAGGCCGACGGTGCGGGTTCCAGCCGCGACCGCCAGATGCATCATCGCCGAGTCATTGCCGATGAACAGCGCCGATCGTTCAAGCAACGCCGCCGAGGCCGGGATATCCAGACCGAAGCCGTCGACCAGCCGGTCGGCCGGCACCAGCTTGAACAATGCCGCCGCGTCCCGACGCTCGGCGTCGCTGCCCAGCAGCACCAGCCGTCCGCCGGCCAGCGGCCCCCCCATCGACAGCAGCCGGTCCGCCACGGCCGCGAACCGCTCAACCGGCCAGGTCTTGAAGATCTGGCTGGCGCCGGGGCCGATGGCAAGTGCCGGTACACCGTC harbors:
- a CDS encoding glycosyltransferase family 9 protein — encoded protein: MAQLFIGPTRLGDAILVSGVLAWMRDDAPDSPITIACGPQAALAFSGWQGVEAMHVVHKRPHHRHWLDLWQKTRNRRWRRIVDLRRSALPWLLRADARYRIPPGLPGEHRVIQAARTLGLPPQMPRIDLAAAERAHARRDLPDGVPALAIGPGASQIFKTWPVERFAAVADRLLSMGGPLAGGRLVLLGSDAERRDAAALFKLVPADRLVDGFGLDIPASAALLERSALFIGNDSAMMHLAVAAGTRTVGLFGPTRDDHYGPWGPKGLVVRTPESEEALQARLAAEGGGGSLMASLTVEAVCDAVLRRWPDLSAGAHLA